The genomic stretch gctattgctattaattgctCCCAAAGACCTGTCTCTGTGTTTAACAACCCTATAAGTGAGTATCTCTCAACCTGGGGAAGTTTAAGAAAGCCAtgctgggtgaggaattctgggagttgaagtccacccctcttaaaccTGCCCAGGTTGGAAAAAAACTCAGCTATAAGTCAAGAAGCCATATCTGGAGGGCTTCATGGAGGAAGTAACGTATTGAAACGGGAAGTCCTACTTGCAAAAAAGTAAGCACTCTAAAGAACTATCTCAACAGACTTCTCACATTTCATTCCACATGGTTCCTACTCCATCAGATACCCAGATTTCCTTACTTGGTGGCGTAGCCAATGCTCAGCATCCTGTTGGTGAGGTGCCTATCATCCCCGAAGGTGCAGTGTGTTCCAAGGAACTTTTGATTGTACCAGGATTCCAGAAATTGCTGTAGGAGGTCATTCCGATACAGACCTGATGCAACCAATAAAAAAGAAgggatgagatttttaaaaagtgcagcgGGTCAGGGAAATGCATTAATCTTTTCCAACATTGCTTCATGACGTGAGGGACTTATTTAAGGCATTATTTACAGGTGGAACACCTTACCCAAGGGGCCACTGATACAGGAGACGCAGTTGAAGTAGGACTGGCAGGCTCGCTCAATGTTGAAAGCCATCCAGTAGCGCAGGCTGCTCATGAAGCTGATGTAGGAGTCGGAAAGGTTGAGGATCCTGACATCGCCGCCCACGGCCCCATAGCGTTCGTTCGACTCCAGCACCTTCACCAGTTCTACCGTGGCTTCGGGCTCCAACTTGGTGTCAGAGTCGCATACCTGGGAGAAGCCAAGAGTTTAGTCTAAAGACACTCCTTCAACTTGTCAAGGAGATCTcattgcatatacatatacatatacatatacatatacatatacatatacatatacatatacatatacatatacatatacatatacatatacatatacagacatacacatgtacatgtacatatacatatacatacccagcctgaagatggcaagtgagacctcgccgaaatgttgccaagacctggtatgcccaaatatgggagggagcatactgcttaactttaacacttaattatttccttggctcagctgataagggaggagagcttgtggcttagaggctaatacaactgctaacatgtaaaaacagcccaggttcgaatcccagtaagggtatagctagctgatgagagctaaatagcttgaaatagatctatattagtctccctttatttatcagcataaattatctatatctatatctatatatctatatctatatatatttatgtcaaagcacctggtatgcccaaatatgggagggagcatactgcttaaCTTTAACACTTAATTAGTTCCTTGGTTCAGATGATAAGGGagaagagcttgtggcttagaggctaatacaattgcctaaatgtaaaaaacactcaggttcaaatcccagtaagagtatagttagctgatgagagctaaatgtgtgtgtgtgtgtgtgtacacaaacacacatacatacatacatacatacatacatacatacatacatacatacaaacataaacatactttcacacacacacacaaatacaattaTGAGGTTGATGTTTGTACACCTTGGGCGCCTAGAGAGCACACTGCTCAACATAGGGAGGAAATGTATGCTATAAAATcctaaaaacattttataaattaaaaaaaaaaacttgtcgaGAAGATCTAAATTGCTGGAACCTAGAGAACTGGGTGGGTCCAGAAGAACCCCACTGTTTGACCTCTTCTTTCCAGTCTTCAGTCCTCGCAGGGGAAGAGAAGAGGCCGTGTCAACTGATTTGGGGACTTCCCTTGGTTGCTGTAAAGCGTGGGTGGACTTGCCTGAACACGCCAGCCCGAAGGGCACAACAGGATCAGAGGAATACATAGATCACCaggttgaaggttgactcagccttcttctatccttctaaggtcagtaaaatgaggacccagattgtcggggcaacaggctgactctgcacactacttagagagggctgtaagagcactatgaagtggtatataagtctaagtcagaggtgggttcctaccagttcgcacctattcggtagaaccggttcgtcaaatctaccgaaccggttagaagaggttccactagtggacccggaaagcaggccacacctacagaagaggttccaaaattttttgaaacccaccactggtccttggatatgattattctacactatcatgctcctatttataaaactcagtgcctctgggaaaggtaaggatgactactgcgtttgtggtgcaatcagaacattgcgtgtgttgaagttgttttaacgcaaaccaaagatgccttttaaaaaacaagtttgcatcacattcttatgcatgccagtgctgtatgtgaggtaatttaaggtggttctgacaatgtcgtcggcatcttcatatccggtcacatgggtggcaagccactcccacaaaggaggccacacccacagagtaggttcgaacaatttttgaaacccaccactggtctaagtgctattgctacatagaTTGTACCCGTCTGTGAGAATTCTTGGGAATTAAGAGGAATTCTTGGGAATTAAGAGGAAGAATTACAGTTtatagtagtttatttatatacaGCTTATACAGTAGTAGTTTCTCTGGAAAATAAAGGGTGGTTTCCACAGGAAATGAAAGCCATGAGTACTAATACTACTTTTATTGCAAAGCGAgttacagaatcttgcaagtctaaaatGACTTTCCCTTTCCCCTGTCTTTACTTTCCACAGAATTAGATCCCTTCTGAGATCTTTTCTCTAACTGCCTTTCTGCTTTGGACTCAGATGTCTTTTATCAGACCAttgtctaggccaggggtgtgtgTCTCCAAACGTGGCAGCTttaaagactggtggacttcaactcccagaattcctcagcccgcCATgttggctgggagattctgggagttgaagcccacaagtcttaaaattgccaagtttggagacttctGGTCTGAACGGTGACTCTTCCTCTTGTCTCCCAAGCTTACTTGTCACAGCCCGTTCCATTTGCAGCAATTACGATGCCATGGAAGTGCATCGTCTAGtaaaggggtctccaactttggcaactttaaggcttgtggacctcaactcccagagttcctcagccagctgaggaactctgggagttgaagtccacaagtcttaaagctgctaaggttggagactcccGGTCTAGTAGGCAACCAAGTGCAACCAATCTCACGTATAACAATCACTGATTGACTTAAAAAGATAACAGTTCACTTCCTCAGGTGCCCCCCCTGGATAGAATGGAAATGAAAGCTATCTAACTTTGGAACCGATGCAAATGCAAATGAGGAAATGTATGATTTGTTTTCTAGAAAATCAAAATTACAGAGCTAAACATAAAGGGGCTGAAGAGATTAAAAAGGAAGACATCCTATGGAGAATAATTCATGAAGCGTTTTTTTGGGAGGGAGATCAGTCAAGGTCGGTGAGGTCCCACCACCCAAATTTTGTTGGGAGCATTTTAGCTGCCACAGGGTGGCAAATTGGTGGGCTGCCAGAGCTTATATAATTACCACGCTAGAATCCGAAATCCTAGACATTGTAATGAATGAAATAATACAAATCAAAACCCAACAATAGCAGATGGAAGATACGCAACTTTCAAGACCAATAAACAACTGGGTGGTAAACTGCTGGGATGAAGAATAAATGGTGAGGGCCAGTTTCCTGGGCCATGTACCTCCCAGATGTGCCAAACTATAAATCCCGACATGTCCAGACATGATCAGATGCCAGAGTGAATTTGCCGGAACATTTGGAAGAGACTAGTTAAAGATGTTGATCTGGAGTTCAAATCTCTACTTAGGTCTGAAGGCCAAAGTATCTTTTCGGGAAAAGTCACTATCTGTCAACCTTCCAGAAAAGATAAAATTGAAGGGGAATAGATTATACCCCACGTTCCTCTTCACATGGAAGGTGAGATAAATTCCATagtattgtagaatagaatagaatatagaataggaataaaatagaatagaaaatataaaatatagaataggaatagaaaagaaaatatagaatagaatacagaataagaataaaatagaatagaaaatatagaatatagaatatgaataaaaaagaaaatatagaatagaatagaatatagaataggaataaaatagaatagactatagaataggaatagaatggaatacaatagaatatagaataggaataaatagaatagaaactatagaatatagaataggaaagaaaatatagaatagaatatagaataggaataaaatagaatagaaactatagaatatagaataggaataaaaaagaaattatagaatagaatatagaatgggaataaaatagaatagaaaatatagaatagaatagaatatagaataggaatagaatagaatatagaataggaataaaatagaatagaaaatatagaataggaatagaaaaatatatagaatagaatagaatagcagagttggaagggaccttgaagatcttctagtccaactccctgcttaggcaggaaatcctataccactacagacaaatggctatccaacatcttcttaaaaacttccagtgttggagcattcacaacttctggaggcaagtcgttcccctgattaattgttctaactgtcaggaaatttctccttagttcttctctccttgattagtttccacccattgcttcttgtcctgccctctggtgcattggagaataggttgccctccacccttctttgtggcagcccctgagatatcggaaccctgctatcatgtcaccccttgggTTCCATAAAAGGATAACACGAATAAAAGTTGGGTACCTGAACATAATCCACTGAATTCCCAAGGGCCTTGAACGCCGTGTACATCACTTCTCGCTTCCCGCCCCATTTCTGCATGATGCAGACACATCTCTTGGTGCGGATTAGTTCTTCCACCACAAGTTGGCCGGGATGTTCCATATCAATCTCGGTGTACTGAGAGGGCTCATCCCCAGAATGGTAACCGCCGTCCCCATTCTCCATATCCAACTGAGGTTGATGGTGGTAGTTGTTCTCCCAAACAAAAGTCCCCATATCTTCTCCGGCGAAGACTTCCCGGAACATATCCATCATGTATCGGTCCTCGTTGCTGTTCCCATCCACCACCATGATGATCCGGAGTTTCTCTGGAGGATACAGGGTGGCCTTGACCGATTGAAGGCACTCCCGGAGGTAGGCTGGGTCCTCCTGGTAAGCAGAGATGGTGAGGGCCACCGACTTGGTGTAGCTGCACGACAGAGAGTCCCTCCGCATCCTCTTGTGCTCCAGGAAAGCAAAGAAGCTTTGGATGATGAGGTGGAAGGTGAGGAAGGCTCCGTAGAGACCAAAGGCCATGATGTGGTATTGGTCAGAGACCAGCTGGATGCCCTGGATGTAGGCCCATGCCAGCACTGATAATATGAGCAAGGCAAAACCAATGGTGATGACTCGACGTCCCGCCGAGACAAAAAATTTGGTGGCTTTGGAAACATCCATtcctagaaaaaaaggaaagaaaaaaacaagggagGTGAGTCATCTCAGTTTTTATCATCTTCTTTTCatgactccataatcccttgccGGGTGGAGTCTGGCCaaatgaatggagctagcagactattttaatggccagatgctttTCCTGTTGCCTATGCGGAGTTTTTCCCCCAGCAGATATATTCaccttgtgcccagagagagaaatctctgcctctccctaggatcgaactcacggcctcctgattgtgaggcgagaactccgcctctaggccaccacgCCACTCAGTAACCTCAGTTTTTATGATAcggatttaatatttattttgtagGGATAGACCCAGAGTGCCAGCTCACAAGGACATCAAAGAGGCAGAAGACCCTCTTCAACCTACATCTCAGTTAACGACTGGCCGAGGGATGAAGTGATGTTTTGGGGGTGTCGTTGAATTGAACTAGGCATTGGAtcacacatagacacagacacagacacacacacacacacacacaccataccaAATCACAAACCATGTCTGACAAACACACGTGGCTGACTTCATAAAGGGTAATTGAGGCGGGTCATATGTGTAAAACTCCCATCCATAAATCGTGATTCGTGGTTCTAACATGGTTCTAAcacgccctgagtctctttgagagtgggcggcatacaaaattaattattaattaaataaataaataaataaataaatggtcgtACATGAGACCATCCCAGACTCTTTCAACCACGATTCGAAGAAGCTCTGACTTGGTACGCGTGCAAAAAAACCCtttgtgaccagaggtggtattcagccagtttggaaccagttcatctgaaccagtagcagaaatgacCCGCCTACCTGCCCCAGCTctaatgccatcctatttaggcacgttttcgaGGCCGGGCACATGCGTGAGCAAAGAGGATGCATGGAAGGCGTGcgtgcaagcaaagcacatgtgcaaaaggccgggcgcatgcacagaaggggcGCGCGTGCGGCCACGAAGCGATCAGGCGCACGCGGGgtcgaaccagtggtaacaaaagtGTGAAACCCACGGCTGTTTGTGGATATTTAAAACATGGTGGAATTAGGTCAAGTGAAGCTCAACCATCCAACTACTAAAAGACTTGCAAATTATTCTTCCTGGGTTGACCGGCAAGGAGAAAGGGGCTGTTGGCATTTTCCattaggcaaaaaagaaaaagggggggggttgagATGCTCTCCTCCCAGCCTGGGTGGGTTCCTCCTTCTCAGGCTGCGCCCACCCCAAGCATCCCTAAGCTAATTTCCTGGCACCGTCTCAGAACAAAAAAAAgctgttaaatatatatatatatttacagagCCAAGAAAAGAGGCGTTTCTTCAAAAGCTGAGCCATTGGCAGCTATGGTCCACTGAATAAATAAACGGCAAAGTATTGGGATGGTATGTGTGATTACCCCTTGTAGGTATACGTGTGTGTTC from Thamnophis elegans isolate rThaEle1 chromosome 12, rThaEle1.pri, whole genome shotgun sequence encodes the following:
- the LOC116515924 gene encoding hyaluronan synthase 1-like, which gives rise to MDVSKATKFFVSAGRRVITIGFALLILSVLAWAYIQGIQLVSDQYHIMAFGLYGAFLTFHLIIQSFFAFLEHKRMRRDSLSCSYTKSVALTISAYQEDPAYLRECLQSVKATLYPPEKLRIIMVVDGNSNEDRYMMDMFREVFAGEDMGTFVWENNYHHQPQLDMENGDGGYHSGDEPSQYTEIDMEHPGQLVVEELIRTKRCVCIMQKWGGKREVMYTAFKALGNSVDYVQVCDSDTKLEPEATVELVKVLESNERYGAVGGDVRILNLSDSYISFMSSLRYWMAFNIERACQSYFNCVSCISGPLGLYRNDLLQQFLESWYNQKFLGTHCTFGDDRHLTNRMLSIGYATKYTARSRCYSETPSSFLRWLAQQTRWTKSYFREWLYNALWWHRHHLWMTYESVVSGIFPFFVTATVLRLFYGGNLWDVLWVLLCVQLVACVKALYACWLRSNPVMLFMSLYAVLYMGGLLPAKYFAILTMNKSSWGTSGRKKMVGNYMPLLPVSIWGLLLLGGLIYTICQEALADWTTEAKQTEILYLLIGLAIYLGYWTFMVMLYWVWIQRCCRKRMDFYSLNV